The nucleotide sequence GGGGCCGGGTGATCGCGAAGTACTGTGCGAACGGTTCGAGCCCGCCGGGCTGGAAGATGTTCACCATGTAGGCGCTGAACGTCTCGAAGGTCCCCGGCCAGGCGACGATCGGAACGGCCATGACGACACCGCCACGGACCAGTGCGGCGAGATGACGCTGGATGGGCGTCCGGAGGTGACCGCTCCCGGTCTCGGCGTCCATGACGTGGAGGCCGCCGTAGCCGCCTTTGAGGACCGCGACGAGGATCGCAAGCGCGAGGCCGGCCACCGGCGCGAGGGCGAACAGGGTGATGAATCCTGCGACGAGCGCGAGATATTCGACGACGTAGCGCCACTGGAAGGTGAGGCCACGCTGGCGGATGTTATTGAAGTGTTCGTACCCACCGTGGGGCAGGTTCAGCGCGACCATCCCGAACAGATAGATGGCCGCTTGGGTTGTCAATCCGAGGCGGACCCCCGCTTCCTGGCCCACGACGAATCCGATGGCGATCGTCGCCAGCGCCACGCGAGACGCCACGATCGGTCGGTTCCCCGGCCACGAGACGGAGCCACGGAGGACCGACGATTGACGTGTCGATTGTGCCATGGGCCGAGGTTCGCCCGGCAGAGTCCTCAAGTACCCGCCCAACTCGTTTGGGTCCTTCCGGGACCAGCCACGATCGATGGCCGGCGATGACAGACCATTTATTTCGCCGGGGGACTACCTGGGGGATAATGGGGATCGAACAGTTGTCGTGTCCGGCGTGTGGGGCGACATTCGAAATGGGGTTGCCCAGGGATGTGACCGTCCAGTCCGTCACGACGGAGGATCGCGAGGAACCCGACGACGACCGCGTGAAAGTTCGGCCCAACGCGTGTCCCAACGGCCACGAGTGTTACGTCATGTTCCGGTTCTAGACGGCCGTCATGTTCCGGCTCTAGACGGTATCCATCGCCGCGCCGCTCAGACGCGTTCGGGCAGCCACCCGCCCGAGACCTCGACGTTCGCACCCGAGATGTAGTCACTGTCGGGATCGAGAAAGAACAGCACGGCCTGGAGCAGATCCTCGAAGTGAGCGGGACGACCACGCGGGAGTTCCTCAGGGAACTCCGCCGAGTTCTCGACGACGTACGGCGAGACCGCGTTGACGGTGATCCCATCCTCGCTGGTATCGGCCGCGAGCATCCGCGTGAACATCAGAACGCCCGCTTTCGCCACGAAATACGGGAAGTTCTTCGGGCTGACCAGTCCCTTCTCGCTGGAAGCGTAGCCGACGTTGACGATCCGGCCGTCGCCCGCCTTTCGCATTCCCGGCAGCGCGCGTTTCGAACACAGATACGTCGCGTCGAGATTGGTCTCCATCACGGTCTGCCAGGTGGCATAGTCGAGTTCGTCCCATCGCTCCGGGGCGAACGCGCCGACGTTGTTGATCAATATGTCGACAGTTCCGAGTTCGGCCTCGACGGCCTCGAACAGCGCGTCGACGCTGTCCGGGTCAGTCACGTCCGCCTGGACGGTCAATGCTTCGACGCCCGCCTCGCGGGCGACGTCGGCGACTACCTCGGCTTCCTCGGGGCTGGTTCGATACTGGACGGCCACGTCCGCCCCGCAGTCGGCGAGCGCGAGCAGCACCTCGCGCCCGACGCCGCGGGCGCTGCCGGTCACGAGCGCGGTCTGATCGTCGAGGGTCGGCGAGAGCATATTCCGGGTACGGGGGCCGACCACAAAATGGTCAGGACGGCGGGGTAGATTTATTGACCGGCCGGGAGACGCCCTCCTCATGGAGTACGACATCGAACACAGGCCCTCCTACGCGTTGCTCTCGGTCGACCTCGACCAGAGCGAGGCGATTCAGGCCGAAGCGGGCGCGATGGTCAGCCACACCGACGGGATCGTCATTGAGACCGAAGCCACGGGCGGCATCGTCGACTCGTTGAAGCGGACGGCCTTCGGCGGCGAGTCGTTCTTTATGAATACGTTCCGCGCCGACCGGCCGGGCCACGTCACGCTCGCCCCACCGCTGCCGGGCGACGTGATCGGCAAGGAACTCACGGACGACCGCCTGCTCGTCCAGTCGGGGTCGTTCCTGGCCGCCGAGACGGGGATCGACATCGACACGA is from Halorhabdus sp. BNX81 and encodes:
- a CDS encoding SDR family NAD(P)-dependent oxidoreductase — protein: MLSPTLDDQTALVTGSARGVGREVLLALADCGADVAVQYRTSPEEAEVVADVAREAGVEALTVQADVTDPDSVDALFEAVEAELGTVDILINNVGAFAPERWDELDYATWQTVMETNLDATYLCSKRALPGMRKAGDGRIVNVGYASSEKGLVSPKNFPYFVAKAGVLMFTRMLAADTSEDGITVNAVSPYVVENSAEFPEELPRGRPAHFEDLLQAVLFFLDPDSDYISGANVEVSGGWLPERV
- the brz gene encoding transcriptional regulator Brz encodes the protein MGIEQLSCPACGATFEMGLPRDVTVQSVTTEDREEPDDDRVKVRPNACPNGHECYVMFRF
- a CDS encoding Brp/Blh family beta-carotene 15,15'-dioxygenase, whose protein sequence is MAQSTRQSSVLRGSVSWPGNRPIVASRVALATIAIGFVVGQEAGVRLGLTTQAAIYLFGMVALNLPHGGYEHFNNIRQRGLTFQWRYVVEYLALVAGFITLFALAPVAGLALAILVAVLKGGYGGLHVMDAETGSGHLRTPIQRHLAALVRGGVVMAVPIVAWPGTFETFSAYMVNIFQPGGLEPFAQYFAITRPLIGVGFAALAVAHVGLGYLRRDGTRSWLVDAAETALLIAFFAVVPVVVAVGLYFPLWYSMRQVGRHVSIEDDVPEQGGGVLTPFLESDDPRVIALTAWGVLIAGSIATAAVVGTILFVASEPLGGAPLLPGLVAFWSISISIIALPHVVVGSFMDRERGIWYVP